A region of Sugiyamaella lignohabitans strain CBS 10342 chromosome A, complete sequence DNA encodes the following proteins:
- the IKI3 gene encoding Elongator subunit IKI3 (Subunit of Elongator complex; Elongator is required for modification of wobble nucleosides in tRNA; maintains structural integrity of Elongator; homolog of human IKAP, mutations in which cause familial dysautonomia (FD); GO_component: GO:0033588 - Elongator holoenzyme complex [Evidence IDA] [PMID 11689709]; GO_component: GO:0005737 - cytoplasm [Evidence IEA,IEA]; GO_component: GO:0005737 - cytoplasm [Evidence IDA] [PMID 12139626]; GO_component: GO:0005634 - nucleus [Evidence IEA,IEA]; GO_component: GO:0005634 - nucleus [Evidence IDA] [PMID 12139626]; GO_function: GO:0000049 - tRNA binding [Evidence IDA] [PMID 24750273]; GO_process: GO:0015031 - protein transport [Evidence IEA]; GO_process: GO:0006357 - regulation of transcription from RNA polymerase II promoter [Evidence IMP] [PMID 11689709]; GO_process: GO:0006355 - regulation of transcription, DNA-templated [Evidence IEA]; GO_process: GO:0002098 - tRNA wobble uridine modification [Evidence IMP] [PMID 18755837]; GO_process: GO:0006351 - transcription, DNA-templated [Evidence IEA]; GO_process: GO:0006810 - transport [Evidence IEA]), protein MRNLVTAHRGVLTVRSETVPDLPLAWSEFDPFADTMICTYGPSADFRNVSVFASWELPQEENENEEVIKVLSSKYFSDTDNVVLVLSNGDLINVTGVASYSSAADGESVTPGIDSGEEAIVEIVGSIDDGVTDAAWSPDEEILSIVTSKSVILLSRVFESIAEASIQKDDLKISKHVSVGWGKKETQFEGKGAKALRDPTMPAKVDSGVAVESDSGQFTRISWRGDGEFVAVSTIDEVEGGLRRRTVRVYGRDGSLNSVSEPVDWLEGEISWRPSGNLIAGVQNKPSGQDLVFFERNGLRRGEFSLRRENLTAVGGASSGEHTSTAPPTEISHAPAVKGLAWNIDSDVLAVVFENTVQLWTVSNYAWHLKQEILPRGGHEGHIKWIRWHPEKPLSLLVCYEIESGCVFRLETHTLLWSLISGPSQQPNDLGTTVILDGSDIKITPLKIANTPPPMAFRTCTIDKNETVLHAAVNNTNDTLAILTRSRILIAEWNLSAEGRKVKTPQIVKEIPLLAVLPDDTVPKQLAFINNLVAIVVDEVVGSTMVVLELVNEIDENDETQLEYSVAAVHNIVPDVFILKTQSDYGAFVFETVDAKVHRLSPYDLEVIEADIARFPERCIAFEVDSGVSEAIEVEQKAVDYENDDIEASGPVAVFATPTAYGLSGKGRLYANQKQLSGSVTSLTISESHVIFTTAQHYLKFCHLSADVDEITVPSDEDQQSDERCRSIERGSLIVSVIPSKTALILQAPRGNLETIHPRIMVLSEVRRNIDAIRYDLAFKSCRVHRIDLNLLHDYSPQTFYDNLDTFVDQLASVEYIDLFLSGLKEADVSQTMYKETITEGIAKLKLDDQEAETAAPVVSGGPNATGSSATGESNKVNRICDALISVLDTPDRRTTYLQSILTAHACKSPPDLEAALLLAKELFPSKKPNSGSEVKSSTTNLAETAVQHLCFLQDVELLYRTALGLYDLELTLLVAQQSQKDPKEYLPFLQNIQLQTPLRGKFLIDTHLKRYEKALLHLSQLGEEAFDELLDYVVEHQLYKPALSIYKYDAGKQDQILELYASFLQGQTNYSEAALAYEALGKFEDAVDVYQLSGDWSAALAILSEHKSLFNEDKLIETAQHLGELAYDAHQYQAAATIQLDYLKDIKEAARILCKGHLYDEAIRVVTLHNHPEYLELIIDSGLLEGFGQISELVSDCKSQVKSQVNRIRELRTKKAADPLGFFGGGPEDDTPDNVSIAPTESSTAPSFFTRYTGKTAGTAQTGASRRTAKNKRREERKRARGKKGSVYEEEYLVNSMGRLIDRLHETQPEATRLIEGLIRRKMRSHAYQVQAMFVQVLQDVSDVVEEIFTLSEKDRERYDDDGNVYYLDPLPLPVIKPFPTKHMLDF, encoded by the exons ATGCGCAATTTAGTGACGGCGCACCGTGGAGTACTCACCGTACGCTCGGAAACCGTGCCCGACCTTCCGCTAGCATGGTCCGAATTCGATCCATTCGCTGACACCATGATTTGCACCTACGGTCCAAGTGCTGACTTCCGAAAT GTATCAGTATTTGCATCTTGGGAACTTccacaagaagaaaatgagaaTGAGGAGGTGATTAAAGTGCTTTCTTCCAAGTATTTTTCCGATACGGATAACGTGGTTTTGGTGCTATCTAATGGCGATTTGATTAATGTGACTGGAGTTGCTAGCTACtcatcagctgctgatggtgaGAGTGTTACACCAGGAATTGACAGTGGTGAAGAAGCCATTGTGGAGATTGTAGGGTCAATTGACGATGGAGTGACTGATGCCGCTTGGAGTCCTGATGAGGAGATTCTCAGTATTGTGACAAGCAAGTCAGTGATTCTGCTAAGTCGTGTTTTCGAGTCAATTGCAGAGGCTTCGATTCAAAAAGACGATTTAAAGATTTCAAAGCATGTGTCAGTTGGATGGGGTAAAAAGGAGACCCAGTTTGAGGGAAAGGGAGCCAAGGCTTTGCGAGATCCCACCATGCCGGCCAAGGTTGACTCTGGTGTTGCTGTAGAGAGTGACTCTGGTCAGTTCACGAGGATAAGTTGGAGAGGCGATGGTGAATTTGTGGCAGTTAGCACCATTGATGAGGTTGAAGGTGGTTTAAGAAGACGTACTGTTCGAGTTTATGGCCGGGATGGATCATTAAATAGCGTCTCAGAGCCAGTGGACTGGCTCGAGGGGGAGATTTCTTGGAGACCATCAGGAAATCTTATCGCAGGTGTACAGAATAAGCCGTCTGGTCAGGATCTAGTATTTTTTGAGAGAAATGGTTTGAGAAGAGGAGAGTTCTCATTGAGAAGAGAGAATCTCACGGCCGTGGGTGGAGCTAGTTCTGGCGAACATACAAGTACTGCTCCTCCAACAGAAATATCACATGCGCCTGCTGTTAAAGGGCTTGCGTGGAATATTGATTCAGATGTGTTGGCAGTGGTGTTTGAGAATACAGTTCAGTTGTGGACAGTTAGCAACTATGCTTGGCATTTGAAGCAGGAGATCCTGCCTCGAGGTGGCCATGAAGGGCATATAAAGTGGATCAGATGGCATCCTGAGAAGCCATTGAGTTTGCTTGTGTGCTATGAAATCGAATCAGGTTGTGTTTTCCGATTAGAAACACATACTTTACTGTGGTCACTGATATCAGGACCTTCACAACAACCCAATGATTTGGGTACGACAGTTATTCTGGATGGGTCAGATATCAAAATTACACCACTAAAAATCGCCAATACACCACCTCCAATGGCATTTAGAACTTGTACTATTGATAAGAACGAGACAGTTTTGCATGCTGCCGTGAACAATACTAATGATACACTGGCTATTTTGACAAGGTCGAGGATTCTTATTGCTGAATGGAATTTGTCTGCAGAAGGAAGAAAAGTAAAGACTCCACAGATTGTAAAAGAGATTCCATTATTAGCAGTTCTACCGGATGATACGGTTCCCAAGCAGTTAGCATTTATTAACAACTTGGTTGCTATTGTAGTAGATGAAGTTGTCGGCTCGACAATGGTAGTATTAGAGCTGGTGAATGAAATCGATGAGAACGACGAGACACAGCTGGAGTATTCAGTGGCTGCTGTGCACAATATTGTTCCagatgtatttattttgaagaCTCAATCCGACTACGGtgcatttgtttttgagaCGGTCGATGCCAAGGTTCATCGGTTGTCTCCGTATGATTTGGAAGTGATTGAAGCTGATATTGCCCGATTCCCAGAGCGCTGTATTGCATTTGAGGTTGACAGTGGAGTTAGCGAGGCTATTGAGGTTGAGCAAAAGGCAGTTGActatgaaaatgatgatattgaagcTTCAGGTCCAGTTGCTGTGTTTGCAACACCCACTGCTTATGGTCTTTCTGGCAAGGGTCGATTATATGCCAATCAAAAACAGCTTTCAGGATCAGTTACCTCATTGACTATCAGTGAGAGCCATGTCATCTTTACAACGGCTCAGCATTATCTCAAATTCTGTCATTTGAGTGCCGACGTTGATGAAATCACCGTTCCATCTGATGAAGACCAACAGTCAGATGAGCGATGCCGGTCAATTGAACGTGGTTCTTTAATTGTTTCGGTTATTCCATCCAAAACAGCTCTCATTTTGCAAGCTCCACGGGGCAATTTAGAGACTATTCATCCTCGTATCATGGTTTTGAGTGAGGTCCGTAGGAACATCGACGCTATCCGTTACGACCTTGCATTCAAGTCATGTCGAGTTCACCGGATCGATCTCAACTTGCTTCATGACTATTCTCCTCAAACCTTTTACGATAATCTCGATACATTTGTTGACCAACTGGCTAGTGTCGAGTATATCGATTTGTTTCTATCAGGACTCAAAGAGGCAGATGTGTCTCAAACAATGTACAAAGAGACTATCACTGAGGGAATTGCCAAACTCAAGCTTGATGATCAAGAAGCCgaaacagcagctccagttgtttctggtggtccCAATGCCACTGGATCCAGTGCTACTGGTGAGTCCAACAAAGTCAACCGTATTTGTGACGCATTGATATCGGTCTTGGATACGCCTGATCGCAGAACTACATACTTGCAAAGCATCCTCACAGCCCACGCATGTAAATCACCACCTGATCTTGAGGCGGCATTGCTTCTTGCAAAGGAACTATTCCCAAGCAAGAAACCTAACTCCGGCTCTGAAGTTAAGTCTTCAACAACCAACTTGGCCGAAACAGCTGTTCAGCACCTATGTTTCTTACAAGACGTCGAACTTCTTTACAGAACTGCCCTCGGTCTTTATGACCTTGAATTGACTCTTTTGGTTGCACAACAGTCTCAAAAGGATCCTAAAGAATACCTGCCATTCTTACAAAACATCCAGTTACAAACACCATTACGAGGTAAATTCCTTATTGATACACATCTCAAGCGCTATGAAAAAGCCTTGCTGCACCTTTCTCAACTAGGTGAAGAAGCATTTGACGAGTTACTGGACTACGTTGTTGAACACCAGCTATACAAGCCAGCGTTATCCATCTACAAATACGACGCGGGCAAACAAGACCAAATCCTCGAATTGTACGCTTCATTCCTTCAAGGACAAACCAACTACTCAGAAGCAGCTCTGGCATATGAAGCACTTGGCAAATTCGAAGATGCCGTAGACGTGTATCAATTATCCGGAGACTGGAGTGCAGCATTGGCTATTTTGAGCGAACACAAGTCTCTGTTTAATGAAGACAAGCTCATTGAGACGGCTCAACACCTGGGAGAACTGGCCTATGACGCTCATCAGTACCAAGCCGCAGCTACAATCCAGCTCGACTATCTTAAAGATATAAAGGAAGCAGCACGAATCCTCTGTAAAGGACATTTATACGACGAAGCTATACGAGTAGTGACACTTCATAACCACCCTGAGTATCTCGAGTTGATTATTGATTCTGGTCTGTTAGAAGGATTCGGACAGATCTCGGAGCTTGTGTCTGATTGTAAATCACAAGTCAAGTCACAAGTCAACCGAATCCGAGAACTTCGAACTAAAAAAGCCGCTGATCCACTAGGATTTTTCGGCGGTGGCCCTGAAGATGATACCCCTGATAACGTATCAATCGCACCTACCGAGTCGTCTACAGCACCATCATTCTTCACCAGATATACCGGTAAGACAGCTGGAACCGCGCAAACAGGAGCATCTCGACGAACTGCTAAAAACAAACGTCGTGAAGAACGGAAGCGAGCTCGTGGTAAGAAGGGCAGTGTCtatgaagaagagtatCTCGTGAATTCCATGGGTCGACTGATTGACCGACTTCACGAGACCCAACCTGAAGCCACCCGACTCATTGAAGGACTGATCCGACGCAAAATGCGCAGTCACGCCTACCAAGTCCAAGCCATGTTCGTACAAGTGCTCCAAGACGTTTCCGACGTGGTCGAAGAAATATTCACCCTCTCAGAAAAAGACCGCGAACGCTACGACGACGACGGCAACGTCTACTACCTCGACCCTCTCCCACTACCCGTCATCAAACCGTTCCCCACCAAACACATGCTGGACTTCTAG
- the RIX7 gene encoding putative AAA family ATPase RIX7 (Putative ATPase of the AAA family; required for export of pre-ribosomal large subunits from the nucleus; distributed between the nucleolus, nucleoplasm, and nuclear periphery depending on growth conditions; GO_component: GO:0005730 - nucleolus [Evidence IEA]; GO_component: GO:0005730 - nucleolus [Evidence IDA] [PMID 11447111]; GO_component: GO:0005730 - nucleolus [Evidence IDA] [PMID 14562095]; GO_component: GO:0005634 - nucleus [Evidence IEA]; GO_component: GO:0005634 - nucleus [Evidence IDA] [PMID 11447111]; GO_component: GO:0005634 - nucleus [Evidence IDA] [PMID 14562095]; GO_component: GO:0030687 - preribosome, large subunit precursor [Evidence IDA] [PMID 18559667]; GO_component: GO:0030687 - preribosome, large subunit precursor [Evidence IDA] [PMID 23212245]; GO_function: GO:0005524 - ATP binding [Evidence IEA,IEA]; GO_function: GO:0016887 - ATPase activity [Evidence ISS] [PMID 11447111]; GO_function: GO:0017111 - nucleoside-triphosphatase activity [Evidence IEA]; GO_function: GO:0000166 - nucleotide binding [Evidence IEA,IEA]; GO_process: GO:0008152 - metabolic process [Evidence IEA]; GO_process: GO:0042273 - ribosomal large subunit biogenesis [Evidence IGI,IMP] [PMID 18559667]; GO_process: GO:0000055 - ribosomal large subunit export from nucleus [Evidence IMP] [PMID 11447111]; GO_process: GO:0042254 - ribosome biogenesis [Evidence IEA]), translating into MRPRPRKNPGSANSSLDKTVYRLVKEYLEEQALDDARKKGQLELTGEDDEEDNEDDDSLLAKREAELNLLLNLRKLRVTEAIDICQRAELSLRRVKRVALEESVGKAFELIRKEEREKQAALKEEQQLDSDFEGVDIDSLMDVKDTNQMNKNVINLWDIPPAEPIARIARLKTGEEDESKSVSKGDGVNELGSKLAASSLPGSGTATPVVATSRSDLPPEKKKAKKESDKKRKDKIDRRPAINISLSDIGGVDRVIKQLLEMVAWPLSHPEVYTEIGSDIPRGVLLHGPPGCGKTMLANALANDLGVAFINVSAPSVVSGMSGESEKKLREIFDEAKTLAPCLLFIDEIDAITPKRESAQREMERRIVAQLLTCMDDVSMEKTGGKPVMIIGATNRPDAIDSALRRGGRFDREICMSVPDQEARQKILETMSRKLKLQGGENFNFKRLAKLTPGYVGADLNALVTAAGACAIKRVLSKLPGEQSKEDDIKTSLDTVAETNTVVNDMEVDDVEEQRLEVTANGSHMEPDSVDSSTGQIDITITQVSDEQANPPVTTEVTISNTASTTSIPPNEIKSFLTAHPDPLTPEQLSEVAITFEDFLTALPSVQPSSKREGFTTVPDVTWDDVGAMSTIREELEYSIVESIKNPELYAAAGIRAPSGVLLWGPPGCGKTLLAKAVANESQANFISVRGPELLNKYVGESERAVRQVFVRARASEPCVIFFDELDALVPRRDDSNSESSSRVVNTLLTELDGVGDRKGVYVIAATNRPDMIDSAMLRPGRLDKQLYVELPTADERVEILKTVTRTTPTHEDVDLAIIGHDERCRNFSGADLANLTREAAGLALRTVIQARKKLGNFEDGPADVRVTAAHFEEAFSKVRASVSDSERAKYSRMKQRSA; encoded by the coding sequence ATGAGACCAAGACCTCGGAAAAATCCCGGGTCTGCCAACTCGTCTCTTGATAAGACCGTTTACCGACTGGTGAAGGAATATCTCGAGGAACAGGCTTTGGATGACGCTAGAAAGAAGGGTCAACTGGAGTTGACAGgcgaagatgatgaagaagacaatgaagatgatgatagcTTGTTAGCTAAACGAGAAGCTGAACTTAATTTATTGCTCAACTTGAGGAAGTTGCGTGTTACTGAAGCTATTGATATTTGTCAGAGGGCCGAATTGAGCCTTCGCCGTGTTAAGAGAGTAGCTTTAGAAGAATCCGTAGGAAAGGCTTTTGAATTGATTcgaaaagaagagagagagaaacaAGCTGCTCttaaagaagaacaacagCTTGATAGTGATTTTGAAGGTGTTGATATCGATTCTCTTATGGACGTTAAAGATACCAACCAGATGAACAAAAACGTAATCAACTTATGGGACATTCCTCCAGCAGAACCAATAGCTAGAATTGCCCGCTTGAAgactggtgaagaagatgaatcaAAATCAGTCTCAAAAGGAGATGGTGTGAATGAGCTTGGTTCCAAGCTGGCTGCTAGTTCTCTTCCTGGAAGTGGAACAGCAACTCCAGTAGTAGCTACTTCACGCTCTGACCTTCCTcctgaaaagaagaaagccaAAAAGGAGAGTGATAAGAAGCGTAAAGATAAGATCGACCGCCGTCCAGCAATCAATATCTCACTGTCGGATATTGGTGGTGTGGACAGAGTAATCAAGCAGCTGTTGGAAATGGTAGCTTGGCCATTATCACACCCTGAAGTGTATACTGAGATTGGATCTGATATTCCTCGTGGTGTCCTTCTTCATGGACCTCCTGGCTGTGGTAAGACAATGCTCGCTAACGCATTGGCTAATGATCTTGGGGTAGCTTTTATCAATGTGTCTGCTCCATCTGTGGTTTCGGGCATGTCAGGTGAGTCAGAAAAGAAGCTGCGAGAGATTTTCGATGAAGCCAAAACTTTGGCTCCATGTTTACTATTtattgatgaaattgatgcCATTACACCTAAACGTGAAAGTGCTCAAAGAGAAATGGAAAGGCGAATTGTTGCTCAGCTGCTCACCTGTATGGACGATGTTTCAATGGAGAAGACTGGTGGAAAGCCTGTTATGATTATTGGCGCTACAAATCGACCCGATGCTATTGACTCGGCTCTACGACGTGGTGGACGGTTTGATCGTGAGATTTGCATGAGTGTTCCTGACCAGGAAGCAAGACAAAAGATTTTGGAAACCATGTCCAGAAAGTTGAAGCTTCAAGGAGGAGAAaacttcaatttcaaaCGTCTTGCTAAACTCACCCCTGGTTATGTTGGTGCTGACTTGAATGCCCTGGtgactgctgctggtgcatGTGCTATTAAGAGAGTTTTGAGCAAGCTTCCAGGAGAACAATCAAAAGAAGACGATATTAAGACTAGTTTGGATACTGTTGCTGAAACTAATACCGTTGTCAATGATATGGAAGTGGATGATGTCGAAGAGCAGAGACTAGAAGTTACTGCAAATGGATCTCATATGGAACCTGACTCAGTTGACAGTAGCACTGGTCAAATTGATATCACCATTACTCAAGTTTCAGATGAGCAAGCTAACCCTCCTGTAACTACCGAGGTAACAATTAGCAATACTGCATCTACCACTTCAATTCCTCCAAACGAAATTAAATCATTTTTAACTGCACACCCTGATCCCCTGACTCCTGAACAACTTTCTGAAGTAGCTATCACTTTTGAAGATTTCCTTACAGCTCTTCCATCTGTTCAACCATCTTCCAAGCGTGAAGGTTTTACCACAGTTCCAGATGTCACTTGGGATGACGTCGGTGCCATGAGCACCATTCGTGAGGAGCTTGAATACTCTATCGTGGAATCGATTAAAAATCCTGAACTGtatgctgctgctggtatccGGGCACCATCAGGCGTTTTGCTTTGGGGACCACCAGGTTGTGGTAAGACTCTTCTTGCCAAGGCTGTTGCAAATGAATCACAAGCCAACTTTATCTCGGTTCGTGGTCCTGAACTCCTCAACAAATATGTGGGTGAGTCCGAAAGAGCAGTTCGACAAGTATTCGTTCGAGCAAGAGCTTCCGAGCCATGTGTGATCTTTTTCGACGAGCTGGATGCACTTGTACCCCGCCGTGACGATTCGAACTCAGAATCCTCATCACGTGTAGTCAACACCCTCCTTACTGAACTTGACGGTGTCGGAGACCGCAAAGGCGTTTATGTCATTGCTGCAACGAATAGACCAGATATGATTGATAGTGCCATGCTCCGTCCTGGTCGTCTCGATAAACAGCTTTATGTCGAACTTCCGACTGCCGATGAGCGAGTAGAAATCCTCAAGACTGTTACCAGAACGACTCCTACACACGAAGACGTCGATCTCGCAATTATTGGTCATGATGAGCGATGCCGAAACTTCTCGGGTGCCGACTTGGCCAATCTTACTCGagaagctgctggtctGGCCCTTCGTACTGTCATTCAGGCACGTAAAAAGTTAGGGAACTTCGAAGACGGTCCAGCCGATGTCCGTGTAACCGCTGCTCATTTTGAAGAAGCCTTTTCGAAAGTCCGTGCCAGTGTGTCGGACTCGGAACGGGCAAAATATTCACGCATGAAACAGCGTTCGGCATGA
- the VPS20 gene encoding ESCRT-III subunit protein VPS20 (Myristoylated subunit of the ESCRT-III complex; the endosomal sorting complex required for transport of transmembrane proteins into the multivesicular body pathway to the lysosomal/vacuolar lumen; cytoplasmic protein recruited to endosomal membranes; GO_component: GO:0000815 - ESCRT III complex [Evidence IDA] [PMID 12194857]; GO_component: GO:0005737 - cytoplasm [Evidence IDA] [PMID 12194857]; GO_component: GO:0005768 - endosome [Evidence IEA]; GO_component: GO:0010008 - endosome membrane [Evidence IEA]; GO_component: GO:0016020 - membrane [Evidence IEA]; GO_component: GO:0005774 - vacuolar membrane [Evidence IEA]; GO_component: GO:0005773 - vacuole [Evidence IEA]; GO_function: GO:0005515 - protein binding [Evidence IPI] [PMID 15086794]; GO_process: GO:0070676 - intralumenal vesicle formation [Evidence IMP] [PMID 19234443]; GO_process: GO:0070676 - intralumenal vesicle formation [Evidence IGI] [PMID 23444383]; GO_process: GO:0045324 - late endosome to vacuole transport [Evidence IMP] [PMID 12953057]; GO_process: GO:0015031 - protein transport [Evidence IEA,IEA]; GO_process: GO:0006810 - transport [Evidence IEA]; GO_process: GO:0043162 - ubiquitin-dependent protein catabolic process via the multivesicular body sorting pathway [Evidence IC] [PMID 15086794]): MGNNSSKATAQDRAILDMKIQRDQLRKYQKQITVILNREQEIAKECLRKGDKRRALLALRKKKYQEQLLIKTDGQLETLEQLTRSIEFALVQKDVLYGLQQGNQVLKTLNQEMSIEKVEKIMDESAEGIAYQQEVTDMLSQTITNQDEAEVQEELDRLEQEELAKKMPAMPEVSTDQPVPELPNVPDTKLKNPQSEDSHKQPVLA, encoded by the coding sequence ATGGGGAATAACTCAAGCAAAGCGACGGCCCAAGATAGGGCGATACTGGATATGAAGATCCAGCGAGACCAACTGCGAAAGTACCAGAAACAGATCACAGTCATCCTGAACCGAgagcaggagattgcgaAAGAGTGTCTTCGCAAAGGCGACAAGAGACGAGCATTATTGGCATTACGGAAGAAAAAGTATCAAGAACAGCTACTGATAAAAACAGACGGGCAGTTAGAAACACTGGAACAGCTGACCCGTAGCATAGAGTTTGCATTGGTCCAGAAAGACGTTCTATACGGACTTCAGCAGGGCAACCAAGTGCTCAAGACACTAAACCAAGAAATGTCCATAGAGAAAGTCGAGAAGATCATGGACGAATCAGCCGAGGGCATTGCATACCAACAGGAAGTCACCGACATGCTCTCACAAACCATCACCAACCAAGACGAGGCCGAAGTCCAAGAAGAACTCGACCGACTGgaacaagaagaactggCCAAAAAGATGCCAGCCATGCCCGAAGTGTCAACCGACCAACCTGTACCCGAACTGCCAAACGTCCCCGATACCAAACTCAAGAACCCGCAGTCCGAAGATTCACACAAACAACCGGTGCTGGCGTAG